From the Streptococcus hyointestinalis genome, the window CACAAGATACCTTCTACTACTTTGAGCTTTTGGGTGAAAACTACCACATGGAGGACATCATCGGCTTTGCTTGGGGCGATAGCCAGCACATCTATGCGTCTGATAATCTGGACTTGCTGACAAGCCCTGTCTTTAGAGAGGCGCTAGATCAGCCTATCAAGACCTACGACTTTAAGCGTAGCAAGGTTCTTCTCAGTCATTTGGGAGTTGAGCTGGAGGAGTTGGCTTTTGACAGTCGTCTGGCTAAGTACCTGCTCTCAACCGTTGAGGACAATACGGTAGCTACTATCGCTAGACTCTACACCGACTACGCTCTAGACACGGATGAAGCGGTCTATGGCAAGGGTGCGAAGCGTGCAGTGCCTGACAAGGCACCGCTTCTTAGTCATTTGGCGAAAAAAGTCAAGGTCTTGCAAGCGTCTGAGTCTGTCATGCTAGAAAAGCTCGACAGCCATGCGCAAAAAGAGTTGCTCTTTGACATGGAGCAACCGATCGCCAAGGTGCTTGCCAAGATGGAAATCGCAGGGATCAGAGTCCACAAGGAGACTCTGCAAGAGATGGAGCGTGACAACCAAGCCACTATCGACAGTCTGACCAAGGAAATCTATGAGCTGGCTGGTGAGGAGTTCAATATCAACTCGCCAAAACAGCTGGGTATCCTGCTCTTTGAAAAGTTAGGTCTGCCTGTTGAGATGACCAAGAAAACAAAGACAGGCTACTCAACCGCCGTTGATGTGCTAGAGCGTCTAGCGCCAATCTCCCCGCTTGTGACCAAGATTTTAGAGTATCGCCAGATTGCAAAATTGCAGTCGACCTACATCGTGGGGCTACAGGACTACATCCTAGAGGATGGTAAGATTCACACCCGCTACATCCAAGACCTAACGCAGACTGGTCGTCTCTCAAGCGCCGACCCTAATCTGCAAAATATCCCGATTCGTCTCGAGGCAGGGCGTCTTATCCGCAAGGCATTTGTCCCGTCTGGCGAGGATGAGGTGCTGTTAAGCTCAGACTATTCGCAAATCGAGCTGCGTGTGTTAGCGCATATCTCTGGGGACGAGCACTTGATTCAAGCCTTCAATGAAGGCGCTGATATTCACACCTCGACCGCCATGCGTGTCTTTGGCATTGACAAGGCTGAGGATGTGACGGCAAATGACCGCAGAAATGCTAAGGCAGTCAACTTTGGGATTGTTTACGGCATTTCAGACTTTGGCTTAGCCAATAACCTTGGTATCCCAAGAAAGGTTGCAAAAGGCTACATCGAGACCTATTTTGAGCGCTATCCAGGGATTAAGGATTATATGGAGCGTGTGGTGCGTGAGGCGAGAGACAAGGGCTATGTGGAGACGCTCTTTCACCGTCGTCGTGAGCTGCCAGACATCAACTCACGCAACTTCAACATCCGAAACTTCGCAGAGCGTACAGCTATCAACTCCCCTATCCAAGGTTCAGCCGCTGATATTTTAAAGATTGCCATGATAAATCTCGATAAGGCTCTTGAGGCGGGCAATTACAAGGCTAAGATGTTGCTGCAAGTGCACGATGAAATTGTCCTTGAAGTACCAAAGGATGAGCTTGCTGACATCAAGCGCCTGGTGACAGAGACTATGGAGTCTGCCATCCAACTATCAGTGCCGCTAATCGCTGATGAGAGTGACGGCAAGACCTGGTACGAGGCAAAATAAAGGAGTTTTTATGACCTATCATTTTCAAAATCCAGACCAAGAAACCATCAAAAACTATATTTCAAGTAGCAAGACCATAGCCGTTGTGGGGCTGTCAAACCGCACAGAAACTGCTGCTTACAAGGTAGCAAAGGTCATGCAAGACGCAGGCTACACCATCCTCCCAGTCAATCCAAGACTGGCTGGTGAGCAGATACTGGGTGAGACGGTTTATGCTCGCTTGCAGGACATCACAGAGCCGATTGACATCGTGGATGTCTTTAGACGCAGTGAATTTCTGCCAGATGTGGCACGTGACTTTGTAGCGACCAATGCTCGTATCTTTTGGGCGCAGCTGGGTCTTGAAAGTGAAGAAGCAGAAACTATCCTCCGCCAGCATGGTGTCGATGACATCGTCATGAATAAATGCCTAAAAATCGAATACCAAGCTCTTAACTAAAAAGAAGCACAGCCGTGCTTCTTTTTCTATGCTCTCAAGATAAAGCTTGTCACATATTGAAAGCGCTTAATTTGTCTCTTTTCAGAAAATAGCTTATAATAAAGATATTATGGATGAGGAGAGAGAAAATGGTTGATTTAAAAGAGGAAATAGGAAAACGTGTACGACAAGCTAGGCTCAGTAAAGGCTTGACACAGGCAGACATCTGTGGAGATGAGTCTGAGCTGACGGTTAGACAGTTGACGAGAATCGAAAATGGGCATACCCTGCTCACTATCCCAAAGGCACTCTTTTTGGCGTCTAAGCTGGGTGTCGGGGTGCAGGAGCTGGTCGATGTGGAGGCGATAAGCCTGCCCAAGCGCTATCTAGAGCTGAAAAATCGGCTAACAAAAACGCATACTTATGGTGACCCTAAGCGTATCAAGGAGTTAGAAGGCTTTCTTGATGAGATTTATGAGCACTACTACGATAGTCTACCTGAGGAGGAATAGCTCCTTGTTGAAGTTGTGCAAGCGCAACTGGATGTTTTTACTAGTCGAGACTACCAGTATGGGCTCACGCTTTTAGAGGAGTATTTCCAGCAAATCCTAAAGAAAAGCCACTACAGCTACAATGACCTCTTAATCATCAATCTCTACTTTTTTTGTTGTGCTTTAGGACTAGAGGACAAGAGCCACATGGAGCAGTTGGCGAGTCGTGTCATAGAGGATATTGACTACAGTGACCTCGATAGAGTCTATGCGACAGAGAGGATTTTAGTAACGCTTTTGATAAACGCTGAGCCAGAGGACTATCTGACCTATACATCCGTTTTGAGAGACATTATAGAGAGGACAAATAATTTTCAGCATAAGCCAGCTGTCTATGCTTTTGAAGCTAAGTATTACTTGCTTGTCAAAAAAGACAAGGCAAAAGCCAAAGCCCTCTATGACAAAGCCATTTTATTTGCCAATATGCTTAATGACGAAGCCTTGGCAGAGGAGTTCATTCGTGAGTCTGAAAAAGATTTAAAAACCTAAGCAACCCGACATCCGTGTCCTGTTGCTTTTTTGTTTTTCGTGTATAATAGAAGTATAAAGAAAAGGCTTACAAGAAAGGAGAGAGCTATGAAAAGAAGACGTAGTTACCATTTGTTAGAGATCTCCATCTTTTCTATCGGACTCATTTATCTCATCTTTTATATTCTTGATGACTTGGGTGTCCTGGCGCTGCCCAGCTGGCTACTCGCTACGGACTTCACTAGCCTTTCCTTGTTTGCCTTTGGGATTATCATCCTTGGGAAAGGAGAGGAGTTATGAAGAGAAAATCACTCACAGCAGTTGATATTATCCTATTTTCCAGTCTGTCCTGTAGTAGCTGCTACTTTTTAGGCGCTTACTGGTCAGGAAAATCCTTTGACAATCCGCTAAGTTACGTCATGCTACTTGCCTTTGTGCTTGGCTTTTTACACCTGCTAGATAGGGAGGATAAGAAATGAAAAAAATAAACGCTTTTATGTCACAACATCCGCTAAAATGGTTTGCAAAAGGGCTTTTGGGACTTGTGCTTTTAGTGTGTGCACCGGGCATTTGTATGGCACTTTTTGATATCGGAAAAGAGGTCGGACAAGCACTGGCTAAGCTTTTCTAAACGAAAAAGGAGAAGATTATGATAAGAGGACGTTCTATTTTCACATTTTGTTATGTCGCCAATCTTTTGATTCAGTCGGTCTTTGTCTTAGCGACACTTTTTAACGGGCAAACCCTGTCGCAGACCTACTTAGTCCTGATGTTAACAACCGTCGGCGCAACGACCCTTATCTATGCTTTGTTGCAAGGTCAAAAAAAGGAGAAGAACGATGAAAAATGTTAAAATCACAAGCTTGTCTACCGTTTTCTTTGTCCTCTGGAGTGTGCTCTACATCCTAAATGACATGAAGGTCTTGTCCCTGTCTCTCGTGAATGCCGTTCCCATGTCACTCGTCATCATCCTCTATCTCGCTATTTATGCGACCAGCTACCGTATGGAAAGAAAAGGAGAATAATCTATGCTTGCTTTATTTGATTTGAAAATGTTTGCGATTTTTGTTTTAGTGTTGGCGCTTTATCTGCAAACCAAGAAACCCCAGCTCTTGAGCGGTTTTCTGCCTAAGTGTCTGGTGGGACTTGTAGTCGGCTTCACTGTCGTGTCAGAGGTGATTGTCGTCCTGCATGGTTTGCTGGTTTAATATCTCGCCCAGCTGTTCTAGGAGGTGGTTTTGATGTCCAATGCTTCTAAGTTCAATAAACGTATCTTTAAAATCATTCGTTTTACTCTCATTGTGTCCATGCTGCTGGTGTTTGGGATGGACTTGCTGATAGAGCACAAGGTCAATCTCCTCTACCCCGCTTGGTGTTGCCTTATCCTCTACTTGATCGCAGACGACAAAGAGCCTTGAGATTTTCTCAAGGCTCTTGTCTTATGCTAAGTGTGCTAGGGTGTCCTCTATCCAGTCCAGCTGGCTTCTCACTCGAGCGATAGCTCGGCTGAGGATGAGATAGTGACCATACTGTTGCGTAATTTCTTCTTGACTTGGAAAGAGAAGTTCAAGGCGCTTGTTCAAGTGCGCCAGCTGCTTATCTAGGAGCTCTTTTTCTTCCTCCAAGAGCGATCGGACACGGCTGTCATCTGCGCTGCGGATGAAAAACATCTTGAGTGAAAAGAGGTCTTTTTGAGTTGGTGCTTCAAGTACAGGTGCAAGCAACCATGCACTCAAGGTCTCCTCACCAAGCGGGGTGAGATGGTAGTATTTTTCTTTTAGATTGTTTGGGTCGGTGGTCTGCTCTAGCCATTTGTCTGTAATCATGCGCTTTAGCTCAGGGTAAATCTGACTGTGCGAAGCCTTCCAAAACTCACCGATTTCCGTTTCAAACTGCTGACTGATTGCCTTTCCGGTGAGGGATTGGTGTGTCCTTACAATCCCTAAAATAACATAGGGCAGAATGCGTTCTTTTGGCATGAGGGTCTCCTTGTGACTTGATTGCTTCTAGTATATCAAGTTTTTGAGCAGAACCAAATTATTTTCTCAAGCGCTTGTAGTTTTCGTCAAAGTACCGACCGCCTCGGATGTCATCAGGCAGACCAGCATAAGGCGCTTCAGAGATGATGTCTTCGTTATCTACTCCAGCGTCACCTATATAAGTGATAGTGGCAAATTCTGGCACGACCAGCTTTGGATAGGTAGCGTACTTTTCACGAGACGCTTCCATAAGGTCGATATGGTCATTTTGAAAGCAAACGGTAATTTCAGGGTGTTCATGTACCCAAGCTGGAAAGAAAATAGTGCCGTTTAGTTTCTTTTCATTAGGGACAAAATCCAGCGCCACGTCAGTGCCGGTCGGCTCTGTCCAAGCGACCTTGTAAATGCCTTCTGTCAGCATGACGATATTAGCTTCTTGGTCTTTGACCCAGCGTCCAGCCACCATGCCACCGTGGATACGATAGTCAACGGTGTGGTCATTTTTAGCGTACCACTCGTATTCCCAGCCATTGTCATAGGTGTAGATAAAGTGTGTTCCGATAAAGTCTTCTAGTGTTTTAAAGTGTTTTGTCATTATAGCCTCCTTTTAAAATCAACACCATCATTATATGTCGTTATCGACACAAAGTCAAGTGTCAAGTTTTAATATAGGCGAAGCCAGCGTTTTTTTGTTATAATAAAGACGATGAGAAAGGAGGAGATCATGACGAGTCAGGTATCACCACGTTCAACGAGAGCTTATGAGCATGTTCTAGAGCATCTGC encodes:
- the polA gene encoding DNA polymerase I; the protein is MVDKKKLLLIDGSSVAYRAFFALYNQIERFKNPNGLHTNAIYGFHLMLNHLLERVEPTHVLVAFDAGKTTFRTEMYSDYKAGRAKTPDEFREQLPYIRELLSHLGICYYDLAQYEADDIIGTVDKLAEDEESYDVTIVSGDKDLIQLTDKNTVVEISQKGVAEFEEYTPDYLMEKMGITPSQFIDLKALMGDKSDNIPGVTKVGEKTALKLLLNYSSLEGVYEHIDEMKASKMKENLINDKEKAFLSKTLATINTQAPITIGLEDIVYKGADVEKLSAFYDEMGFKQFKANLTKDTPKEDFEVDYQVIDDVDSLSADMFSQDTFYYFELLGENYHMEDIIGFAWGDSQHIYASDNLDLLTSPVFREALDQPIKTYDFKRSKVLLSHLGVELEELAFDSRLAKYLLSTVEDNTVATIARLYTDYALDTDEAVYGKGAKRAVPDKAPLLSHLAKKVKVLQASESVMLEKLDSHAQKELLFDMEQPIAKVLAKMEIAGIRVHKETLQEMERDNQATIDSLTKEIYELAGEEFNINSPKQLGILLFEKLGLPVEMTKKTKTGYSTAVDVLERLAPISPLVTKILEYRQIAKLQSTYIVGLQDYILEDGKIHTRYIQDLTQTGRLSSADPNLQNIPIRLEAGRLIRKAFVPSGEDEVLLSSDYSQIELRVLAHISGDEHLIQAFNEGADIHTSTAMRVFGIDKAEDVTANDRRNAKAVNFGIVYGISDFGLANNLGIPRKVAKGYIETYFERYPGIKDYMERVVREARDKGYVETLFHRRRELPDINSRNFNIRNFAERTAINSPIQGSAADILKIAMINLDKALEAGNYKAKMLLQVHDEIVLEVPKDELADIKRLVTETMESAIQLSVPLIADESDGKTWYEAK
- a CDS encoding phenolic acid decarboxylase, which codes for MTKHFKTLEDFIGTHFIYTYDNGWEYEWYAKNDHTVDYRIHGGMVAGRWVKDQEANIVMLTEGIYKVAWTEPTGTDVALDFVPNEKKLNGTIFFPAWVHEHPEITVCFQNDHIDLMEASREKYATYPKLVVPEFATITYIGDAGVDNEDIISEAPYAGLPDDIRGGRYFDENYKRLRK
- a CDS encoding PadR family transcriptional regulator translates to MPKERILPYVILGIVRTHQSLTGKAISQQFETEIGEFWKASHSQIYPELKRMITDKWLEQTTDPNNLKEKYYHLTPLGEETLSAWLLAPVLEAPTQKDLFSLKMFFIRSADDSRVRSLLEEEKELLDKQLAHLNKRLELLFPSQEEITQQYGHYLILSRAIARVRSQLDWIEDTLAHLA
- a CDS encoding CoA-binding protein, giving the protein MTYHFQNPDQETIKNYISSSKTIAVVGLSNRTETAAYKVAKVMQDAGYTILPVNPRLAGEQILGETVYARLQDITEPIDIVDVFRRSEFLPDVARDFVATNARIFWAQLGLESEEAETILRQHGVDDIVMNKCLKIEYQALN